A region from the Rhinoderma darwinii isolate aRhiDar2 chromosome 2, aRhiDar2.hap1, whole genome shotgun sequence genome encodes:
- the KLHL34 gene encoding kelch-like protein 34, whose translation MSYFLAFCKSHRGMVFTQYQLLRSHGHLCDVSLVVDGHEFPAHKSLLACSSDYFRAMFKDYTKESKASVIQLKVISATGLQNILDFIYTSWLSLSMNTLEDTLEAATYLQVMDAMPLFSKYIINNCDLENCCFSANIATKYYLIDALVETEKYIRHNLCELLQEDLEGTELLELNARSMIKLMQSDDIPKVNEQRLLDLVLKWLQYDRVRLLHAKVLFENVRFGLLSLESLRKLYTQSEVPLTPSIKSLIIKSINYHSFPSKQPILQDKYSTLRNQKGWILLVGGSANEELVENVLGFDVYNHKWRMVTNLKMKVQHHGTCVIGNFLYVLGGETGENLKSNSRSNCSSPTNIVYRFDPRFDQWIQVTGMLEKRAQFSCSVVDNQIFAIGGRGDQLVIHSSVEVYDISRDTWTKSKKLPFKIHGQASAVHNNIIYISGGKCDEQMNSCKDVYSYNKLEGQWRKQASMTIARFGHQMATVNDSIFTFLGIYEPFSDIEKYDPLNNQWTRLRPMTFDRFCYGLVVVEQTVLLLGGKKWQDSREVATHNIVGYDSENDCWEEICSLAFPFCGLQCVVLQLSDSSENEEKQAKAYTQMK comes from the coding sequence ATGAGCTATTTCTTGGCTTTCTGCAAGTCCCACCGTGGCATGGTATTTACTCAGTACCAGTTGCTTCGATCTCACGGGCACCTGTGTGATGTGTCTCTAGTAGTGGATGGACATGAGTTCCCAGCACACAAGTCATTGCTTGCTTGTTCAAGTGACTACTTCAGGGCAATGTTTAAAGACTATACAAAGGAGTCCAAAGCCTCTGTCATCCAACTTAAAGTTATCTCAGCAACAGGTCTACAAAATATATTGGATTTTATATATACATCATGGCTGTCGCTTTCCATGAACACTTTGGAGGACACTTTGGAAGCAGCAACTTACTTGCAAGTGATGGACGCAATGCCGTTATTCAGCAAGTATATAATCAATAACTGTGATTTGGAAAATTGTTGTTTTTCTGCCAATATTGCAACAAAGTATTATCTTATAGATGCTTTAGTGGAGACGGAGAAGTACATTCGTCATAACCTTTGCGAGCTGTTACAGGAAGATCTAGAAGGGACGGAGCTGCTGGAATTAAATGCAAGGTCAATGATCAAGTTGATGCAGTCAGATGATATTCCAAAGGTGAATGAACAACGTCTTCTggatttagttctgaagtggctgcaGTATGACAGAGTCAGGCTGTTACATGCTAAGGTGCTTTTTGAAAATGTCCGTTTTGGGTTGCTGTCATTAGAAAGCCTTCGAAAACTCTACACACAATCTGAAGTGCCTTTAACACCATCTATCAAAAGTCTCATTATAAAATCAATCAATTATCATTCATTCCCTTCCAAACAACCCATCCTACAAGACAAGTATAGTACTCTGAGGAACCAAAAAGGATGGATTCTGCTAGTAGGAGGATCGGCCAACGAGGAACTAGTGGAGAATGTTCTAGGATTTGATGTCTACAATCATAAGTGGAGAATGGTGACAAACCTAAAGATGAAGGTTCAGCATCACGGCACGTGTGTTATCGGTAACTTTCTATATGTGTTGGGGGGAGAAACTGGTGAAAATCTGAAGAGCAACTCAAGAAGCAATTGCTCGTCACCTACAAATATTGTTTATCGCTTTGACCCAAGGTTCGATCAGTGGATTCAAGTCACTGGAATGTTGGAGAAACGAGCTCAGTTTTCCTGCAGTGTTGTAGATAACCAAATATTTGCTATAGGTGGAAGAGGAGATCAATTGGTTATACATTCATCAGTGGAAGTCTATGATATAAGCAGAGATACATGGACAAAGTCTAAAAAGCTACCTTTCAAAATCCATGGTCAAGCCAGTGCTGTGCACAATAACATCATTTATATTTCTGGAGGAAAATGTGATGAACAGATGAACAGCTGTAAAGATGTATACTCTTATAATAAACTGGAAGGGCAATGGAGAAAACAGGCTTCTATGACAATTGCAAGGTTTGGACACCAGATGGCCACTGTTAATGAttcaatatttacatttttaggaATTTACGAACCATTTTCTGATATCGAAAAATATGATCCATTGAACAACCAGTGGACTCGTTTGAGACCGATGACCTTTGACCGTTTTTGCTATGGTCTGGTGGTTGTCGAGCAAACTGTACTTCTACTTGGAGGCAAGAAATGGCAGGACTCTCGGGAAGtggcaacacacaatattgttggGTATGATTCCGAAAATGATTGCTGGGAAGAAATCTGCAGCCTAGCATTTCCATTCTGTGGTCTACAGTGCGTTGTTCTCCAACTGTCTGACTCGAGTGAGAATGAGGAAAAGCAAGCGAAAGCATATACACAAATGAAGTGA